One Salvia splendens isolate huo1 chromosome 22, SspV2, whole genome shotgun sequence DNA segment encodes these proteins:
- the LOC121787860 gene encoding uncharacterized protein LOC121787860: MGMHGRVHDFPGMSGSIDCMQWEWKNCPAVWRGLFTSGYKGTHTTMIFEAIVDHRLWIWHAHFGVEGSNNDINVLNTSSLFVEQCNDNGPVIQFTANGRQHYMGYYLADDIYPRMTSFLEDDLLPNGCEERAFCSAAREFPYPPSSVRRQTRSSTVDTPQLSFKPALRVTIRKDTVVPKPEFPTSDDPSLLEGSNDDDDGEEVESAPSVHGHRVKAKFAPLVGAIFNKYGDITANSNIKSPSIMASFFLERLCDMYQRLEKKTFQDFTRAEINGMLDNLQHQAQKFNVEWLLEKVKQISEVRRSSTERYLALKGEATKYIEANERMEKEIQQNQRHIALIQKKISTIEKAMEANEADADNYTKMAVDVKVKVKALASQSLVHGLL; encoded by the exons GGTATAAGGGTACCCACACGACGATGATCTTTGAAGCCATCGTTGACCACCGTCTTTGGATTTGGCATGCTCACTTTGGCGTGGAGGGGtcaaacaacgacatcaacgtgtTGAACACGTCGAGTCTCTTCGTAGAGCAATGCAATGACAATGGTCCGGTTATCCAGTTCACTGCCAATGGACGGCAACAttatatggggtactacttagCCGATGACATATACCCGCGGATGACCAGTTTTCTTGAAGATGATCTCCTGCCCAACGGGTGCGAGGAGAGAGCTTTTTGCAGCGCGGCAAGA GAATTTCCCTATCCTCCTTCCTCGGTGAGGCGCCAAACAAGGAGTTCGACAGTAGACACTCCACAGTTATCTTTCAAACCAGCACTAAGAGTTACTATCAGAAAAGATACTGTAGTTCCAAAGCCAGAGTTTCCGACTAGCGATGATCCA AGTTTGCTAGAGGGGTcgaatgatgatgatgatggagaAGAAGTTGAGTCTGCTCCATCTGTACATGGCCACAGAGTGAAGGCAAAGTTTGCTCCTCTGGTTGGAGCCATCTTCAACAAATATGGCGACATCACTGCAAATAGCAATATCAAGTCTCCTTCCATCATGGCCTCCTTCTTCCTTGAGCGCCTGTGCGACATGTACCAAAGGCTTGAGAAGAAAACGTTCCAGGACTTCACGCGTGCTGAGATCAATGGCATGCTCGACAATCTCCAACACCAGGCTCAGAAATTCAACGTCGAATGGCTTCTTGAGAAGGTCAAACAGATTTCTGAGGTGAGAAGGAGCAGCACTGAGAGGTACTTGGCGTTGAAGGGAGAGGCAACGAAATACATCGAGGCTAATGAAAGAATGGAAAAGGAGATACAACAGAATCAGCGACACATTGCTCTGATACAGAAGAAGATATCCACAATAGAGAAGGCAATGGAAGCTAACGAGGCTGATGCTGACAATTACACAAAGATGGCTGTTGATGTCAAGGTTAAAGTAAAAGCTCTAGCAAGTCAAAGTTTGGTTCATGGTCTTCTTTAG
- the LOC121785857 gene encoding peroxidase 72-like produces MASKSINLIISIAMLAFATLCFSQSSNGGSLSPQFYARSCPQAHQIVHSVVSRAVAREPRMAASLLRLHFHDCFVQGCDASLLLDSGNGIVSEKGAVPNNNSARGFDVLDQIKSALEKACPQTVSCADIIALAARESTVLAGGPSWDVQLGRRDSRSASFSGANNNIPAPNNTFQTILSTYTRVGLDIIDLVALSGSHTIGNARCTSFRQRLYNQAGNVQPDFTLDQNYTARLRTGCPRSGGDQNQFAMDFITPARFDNNYFKNILSAKAMLNSDEVLATRNKVSLGLVRKYAASNEAFFQQYAKSIVKMGNISPLTGSRGEIRRNCRAVNT; encoded by the exons ATGGCTTCCAAATCCATCAACTTGATCATCTCCATCGCCATGCTCGCCTTCGCAACTCTTTGCTTCTCTCAGAGTAGCAACGGCGGCTCTCTCTCGCCACAGTTCTACGCCCGGTCATGCCCCCAGGCCCATCAAATAGTGCACTCCGTTGTCTCCAGAGCCGTTGCACGAGAGCCTCGTATGGCTGCTTCACTACTCAGGCTTCATTTCCATGACTGCTTCGTCCAG GGATGTGATGCATCTCTGCTTTTGGACTCCGGAAACGGCATAGTCAGTGAAAAGGGCGCTGTCCCGAACAACAACTCTGCTCGGGGGTTTGATGTCCTCGATCAGATCAAGTCGGCCCTCGAGAAAGCTTGCCCTCAGACGGTCTCTTGCGCTGACATCATCGCACTTGCTGCTAGAGAATCCACTGTTCTT GCTGGTGGGCCTAGCTGGGATGTTCAGTTGGGGAGAAGGGATTCAAGAAGTGCGAGTTTCAGCGGCGCCAACAACAACATTCCTGCTCCGAACAACACATTCCAGACCATCCTCTCCACGTATACACGAGTCGGCCTAGACATAATTGATCTCGTGGCACTGTCCG GTAGCCACACCATAGGGAACGCGAGGTGCACGAGCTTCAGGCAGAGGCTGTACAACCAAGCAGGCAACGTGCAGCCCGATTTCACCTTGGACCAAAACTACACAGCCAGGCTACGCACAGGGTGCCCCCGGTCAGGTGGAGACCAGAACCAGTTCGCGATGGACTTCATCACCCCTGCAAGGTTCGACAACAACTACTTCAAGAACATACTCAGCGCTAAGGCCATGTTGAATTCGGATGAAGTCCTGGCGACGCGTAATAAAGTGTCGCTGGGGCTGGTGAGGAAGTATGCTGCCAGCAACGAGGCTTTCTTTCAGCAGTACGCTAAGTCTATCGTGAAGATGGGGAATATATCTCCACTCACAGGCTCGAGGGGGGAGATTCGGAGGAACTGCAGAGCTGTCAATACTTGA
- the LOC121786067 gene encoding mitogen-activated protein kinase 7-like isoform X2 — translation MATPVEPPNGFRPMGKHYFTMWHTLFEIDTKYVPIKGIGRGAYGVVCSSINRETNERVAIKKINNVFGNRVDALRTLRELMLLRCIKHENVIALKDVMMPSNWRGFKDVYLVYELMDSDLHQIIKSPQPLSNDHCKYFVFQLLRGLKYLHSANILHRDLKPGNLLVNADCQLKICDFGLARTSRDNGQFMTEYVVTRWYRAPELLLSCDNYGTSIDIWSVGCILAEILGRKPIFPGTDSLSQLRLIISVLGSQPEADLEFIDNAKARAYVQSLNFPGRVNFSSLYPHADTLAIDLLERMLVFDPTKRISVAEALSHPYIAGLYDPSCNPPAQYKINVDIDETIGEPVIREMMLREMLYYHPEAAYASAMN, via the exons ATGGCGACTCCGGTTGAGCCCCCAAATGGATTTAGGCCGATGGGGAAGCATTACTTCACAATGTGGCATACGTTGTTCGAAATCGACACGAAATACGTTCCCATCAAGGGCATAGGGAGAGGGGCGTATGGGGTGGTTTGTTCCTCGATAAACAGGGAGACGAACGAGAGGGTGGCGATCAAGAAGATCAACAATGTGTTTGGGAATCGCGTGGACGCGCTGAGGACTCTGCGGGAGCTGATGCTGCTGCGCTGCATCAAGCACGAGAACGTGATCGCCCTCAAGGATGTGATGATGCCCAGCAACTGGAGGGGTTTTAAGGATGTTTATCTGGTTTACGAGCTGATGGACTCTGATCTTCATCAGATCATTAAGTCGCCTCAGCCTTTGTCGAATGACCATTGCAAGTACTTCGTGTTTCAG CTGCTTCGAGGGTTAAAATATCTACATTCTGCGAACATTCTTCACCGGGACCTGAAACCAGGGAACCTCCTCGTCAACGCAGACTGCCAGCTCAAAATATGTGATTTTGGACTTGCACGTACAAGCAGAGACAACGGACAATTCATGACTGAATATGTTGTCACGAGATGGTACCGTGCACCAGAGCTGCTCCTTTCCTGTGACAATTACGGAACCTCCATTGATATCTGGTCCGTGGGATGCATCTTGGCAGAAATTCTTGGCCGGAAACCAATCTTTCCGGGAACTGACAGCCTCAGTCAACTCAGGCTTATCATCAGTGTTCTTGGCAGCCAACCTGAAGCTGATCTCGAGTTTATAGACAATGCAAAGGCAAGGGCGTATGTGCAGTCCCTCAACTTTCCCGGAAGAGTGAACTTCTCTTCTTTATATCCGCACGCAGACACTTTGGCCATAGATTTATTGGAGAGGATGCTTGTATTTGATCCTACCAAAAGAATTAGTGTTGCTGAGGCTCTCTCCCACCCTTACATTGCAGGTTTGTACGATCCGAGCTGcaaccctcctgcccagtaCAAGATCAATGTCGATATAGATGAGACCATCGGTGAACCAGTTATAAGGGAGATGATGTTGAGAGAGATGCTCTATTACCACCCTGAAGCTGCCTATGCCAGTGCAATGAATTGA
- the LOC121786067 gene encoding mitogen-activated protein kinase 7-like isoform X1, translating to MCSEMATPVEPPNGFRPMGKHYFTMWHTLFEIDTKYVPIKGIGRGAYGVVCSSINRETNERVAIKKINNVFGNRVDALRTLRELMLLRCIKHENVIALKDVMMPSNWRGFKDVYLVYELMDSDLHQIIKSPQPLSNDHCKYFVFQLLRGLKYLHSANILHRDLKPGNLLVNADCQLKICDFGLARTSRDNGQFMTEYVVTRWYRAPELLLSCDNYGTSIDIWSVGCILAEILGRKPIFPGTDSLSQLRLIISVLGSQPEADLEFIDNAKARAYVQSLNFPGRVNFSSLYPHADTLAIDLLERMLVFDPTKRISVAEALSHPYIAGLYDPSCNPPAQYKINVDIDETIGEPVIREMMLREMLYYHPEAAYASAMN from the exons ATGTGTAGTGAAATGGCGACTCCGGTTGAGCCCCCAAATGGATTTAGGCCGATGGGGAAGCATTACTTCACAATGTGGCATACGTTGTTCGAAATCGACACGAAATACGTTCCCATCAAGGGCATAGGGAGAGGGGCGTATGGGGTGGTTTGTTCCTCGATAAACAGGGAGACGAACGAGAGGGTGGCGATCAAGAAGATCAACAATGTGTTTGGGAATCGCGTGGACGCGCTGAGGACTCTGCGGGAGCTGATGCTGCTGCGCTGCATCAAGCACGAGAACGTGATCGCCCTCAAGGATGTGATGATGCCCAGCAACTGGAGGGGTTTTAAGGATGTTTATCTGGTTTACGAGCTGATGGACTCTGATCTTCATCAGATCATTAAGTCGCCTCAGCCTTTGTCGAATGACCATTGCAAGTACTTCGTGTTTCAG CTGCTTCGAGGGTTAAAATATCTACATTCTGCGAACATTCTTCACCGGGACCTGAAACCAGGGAACCTCCTCGTCAACGCAGACTGCCAGCTCAAAATATGTGATTTTGGACTTGCACGTACAAGCAGAGACAACGGACAATTCATGACTGAATATGTTGTCACGAGATGGTACCGTGCACCAGAGCTGCTCCTTTCCTGTGACAATTACGGAACCTCCATTGATATCTGGTCCGTGGGATGCATCTTGGCAGAAATTCTTGGCCGGAAACCAATCTTTCCGGGAACTGACAGCCTCAGTCAACTCAGGCTTATCATCAGTGTTCTTGGCAGCCAACCTGAAGCTGATCTCGAGTTTATAGACAATGCAAAGGCAAGGGCGTATGTGCAGTCCCTCAACTTTCCCGGAAGAGTGAACTTCTCTTCTTTATATCCGCACGCAGACACTTTGGCCATAGATTTATTGGAGAGGATGCTTGTATTTGATCCTACCAAAAGAATTAGTGTTGCTGAGGCTCTCTCCCACCCTTACATTGCAGGTTTGTACGATCCGAGCTGcaaccctcctgcccagtaCAAGATCAATGTCGATATAGATGAGACCATCGGTGAACCAGTTATAAGGGAGATGATGTTGAGAGAGATGCTCTATTACCACCCTGAAGCTGCCTATGCCAGTGCAATGAATTGA